The DNA region CGCCGTAGCCGTCGCTACGGCAAGGAGTTCCAACGCCGCATCCGCGGGATGCAGCGCGCGCCGAATGCCTACGGGACTTCTGCAACGGTACACTAGCGCAGTTCCTCGGCCAGGGCCATCGCGGCGGCGATTTCCTCGTCCGACGCCGAAGCGATCCACGCCTCCAGGTCCGCCCTGTCTCCGCCGTGCTCCGCCCACAGCGGTCGCATGCCCGCCTCCGAAACGCAGTTGAACACCACGCGGGAGCGCTCGGGTAGGCCGAACGCACCGGCGGTGGCGAAGACCTCCCAGGTGCGCAGCTCGTCATCCAGCAGGCGTCTGCTCAAGGCGAATCCCCGGTTCCGGTCATGTGCAGCCGCGGCCCGCGATTTCAATAGCGAAGGTCGTTGGCCGCCGCGAACTGCTCCATGAGCTTCCTGCCCTCCTCGTCCAACTCCTCGGGCACCGTGACGCGGACGCGCACGTACTGATCGCCCCGGTGGTCCTGCTTCTCGATCCCCTGCCCCGCGATCCTGAACTTGGTCCCCGACTGGGTGCCTGGCGGCACCCGCAGGGTCACACGCTTACCGTCCACGGTCTTCACGCGCACCTTCGATCCGAGAGCGGCCTGCGCGACGTTGATCGGGATTTCGCAGTGCACGTCCAATCCGTCCCGCGCGAAGAACGGATCGGGGCGTACCTCGAAGGTGACGATCAGGTCACCCGGCCGGCCTCCACCCTGCCCCCGCTCGCCCTGCCCCGGAATGCGCACCTTGGAGCCGGTGTCCACCCCAGCCGCAACCTTGATGGCCACCTTGCGCTGTTCGCGCACCTCGCCGGACCCCGAGCACACAGTGCACGGATCGGTCGGGATCTGTCCGCGGCCGAGACAGCGGGGGCACGGTCGATTGACCGCGAAACCCCCCTTGCCGAACGACACCGTGCCCGAGCCCTTGCACTCGGGACACTTCCTGGGCTTGCTGCCCGCGGCGTTGCCCGACCCCTCGCACGTGCCGCATTGCTCGGTGATGGGAACGGTGATGGCTATCTTGCCGCCCTGCGCCGCGAGCCGGAACGACACCTCCACGGTGTACTCCACGTTGCGCCCGCGCTCGCGTGCTCCCGTGGGGCGGGCACGCTGCCGCTTGCCGAAATCGAAGATCGACCCGAACAGATCGCCGATGCCGCCCAGATCGCCCAGGTCGTCCATCGAGAAACGGATGTCTTCTCCGCCGGGTCCGGCGTGCGACGGTCTGCGCGCACCGCCGCCGGCGAAGCCGCCCAGCGGTCCGAATCTGCGCATGCGATCGTACTGCGCTCGCTTCTCCTGATCCGCGAGTACTCCGTAGGCTTCGCCCACTTCCTTGAAGCGCTCGGCGGCGGCCGCGTCGTTCGGATTCGCGTCAGGGTGGTACTTCTTCGCGAGCTTGCGGTAAGCCTTCTTGATCTCCGCGTCGTCGGCTTTTTCGCCGACGCCCAGGGTCTGGTAGTAGTCCTTGGTGCCTGCCGAGGCCATGCCCGAAGCTCCCTCAGCCGGGGTGCTTCAGGACCTGCACGCGCGCCGCACGCACCAGGATCCCGTGCATGCGATAGCCGCGTTGGAACGTCATCGCGACGATATCGTCCTGGCCGGGGTCGTCCGTGGGCATGGTGCCGATGGCCTCCATCGTCTCCGGATCGAAGCGTTTGCCGACGGCGTCGATGGTCTCCGCGCCGGCGGCTTCCAGGGCCCGCTGAAGCTTGCGCTCGACCATGTCCACGCCCTCGATGAGCGAGTCCACGGAGGCCGCCTCCGGGTCCACGGTGGTGACTCGCTCCAAGTCATCCAGCGCGTCCAGCAGTACGCCCACGAGTTCCGCCTGGGATCGCGCGCGCATCTCCTCGCGCTCGCGGTTCACGCGCTTGCGGTAGTTCTGGAACTCGGCGGCGAGTCGCAGGTGCTGGTCGTTGAGCGTCTCGATTTCCTCGTGCAGCGCGCCGAGTCCCCTCTCGACATCCGTGGAATCCGGATCCAGGGACTCCGAGTCCGCGGAGCCGTCGTCCTGGCTGGGCTCAGCGCTCCCCGCCGCGGCCTCCATCTCCGCGCCGTCGATCGGTATGTCTCGCTTCATCGTCGCATTTCTGTGCTGTTTGGTCGGCTACCTGTCGCGGGTCCGCCCGTGCAAGCCAGGTGCCAGGGCAGGCCTGCCGTTCCGGCAGATTCGCGATCCCGAGGTGAAGCCGCGGAGCGGGCCTTCGCGCTCGCGCCGCCACGTAGCATACGCAAGAGCGACCCCAGGGGCTTCACGCGGCCTCCGGCGGAGGCAGCCTGTCTTCCACCCATTCGAACAGGCGCCGGTACACGGGATTCGAATCCGCTTCGTTCAAAACCTCGTGAAACAGCCCCGGAAAGGTCTCGACCTCGCCCCGCTCCCCGACCGCCTCTCCGAAGGCACGCGCTGTCGCGGTGTCGATCACCCGATCCTCGCCCGCGAGCAGCAGGAGGAGGTGGGCGCTGATCCGGCCGGGAGACGCGATGGCGGCCCTCTGGGCCCTGCGCGCGGCGGCGTACAGCCCGGGCGTTATCGTCCTCCGAACCATGGGGTCGATGTCGTAGTCGCGCACCACCACGGGGTCGTGCGACAGGTCCACCGCGCGGATCCCGTTCGGGATCGCCACGCGCGGCGTCACGCGCAGCAGGAATCGGCCGAGTCGATCCCTCCACGGGGGCGGAGAGGCGGCCTCGGCCAGCCACGGCGAGGTGATGGCCGCCGCGGGAAATGCGTCGGGATACTCCTGCAGCACGCGCAGGCCGATCAGCCCACCCATGGAGTGACCCAGCAGCAGGAGCGGAAGGCCGTCAGGAAGGGTGCCCAGCAGGGTCGCCCGCAGCGCCATGACGTCGGCCGAGTAGTCGGCGAAGCGGCCCACGTGGGTAGGCGCGCCTTCCGACCGTCCGTGCCCCCTCAGGTCCAGCGCGAAGGTGGAATAGGCCCGGCGCGCCGCCCGCACCGCGAAGGCATCGTAGCGGCCCGCGTGCTCGCCCAGACCGTGCACGACCAGAAGCGCGGCGCGAGCTCCGGGCGTCGTCCAACTCAAGTAGCGCAGCACCGTTCCGTCGACGGCGGCGAAGTGCCCTCGGCCGCGCTCGAGCCGTATCACAACATCCTCCTTAGAAGATCCAGGGCCGCCTGGGCCGCGCGCTCGCGGATCGCGGCGCGGTCGCCCACGAGGCGAAGTACTCGCACGCCGTCCGCCTCGGGAGTCCGCGCGGCAACGTATACGGTGCCGACCGGCTTGTCGCGCGTACCCCCGCCCGGTCCCGCCACCCCCGTGATGCCGACACCGGCTTCCGCTCCGAAACGCGCCCGGGCGCCCGACGCCAACGCCTCGGCCACCTCCGCGCTCACAGCGCCGTGCGCCTCGAGGACCCCGGCAGGCACATCGGCCAGGGCCGTCTTGGCCTCGTTCGAGTAGGCTATGAGGCCGCCCAGGAAGTAGTCGGAAGAGCCGGCGAACGCGGTGATGCGCTGCGCCAGCAACCCGCCCGTGCAACTCTCCGCGGTTGCGAGCCGCCAGCCCCGCTCGCGCAGCGCCATTGCCACCACCTCGACCAGGTCGCTGCCGCCCTCCGCGTAAACGTTCTCGCCGACGGCGGCCGACACGCGCGCGGCGGTCTCCTCCAGCGCCGGCTCGTCGGTGGCGCGCAGGTGCAGGTCCACCCCTCGGGTGGACGGCAGGTAGGCCAACGCCACGCCCTGCTGCACGCCGAATTCCTCGAGCCTGTCGGCCAACTCGGATTCGGCCACCCCCGTGGTCCGTAGCACGCGGTGAGCGACGGGAGCGAGCCGCCCCGCCCAACGGTCTCGCAGCAGCGGCAGCAACGCCTCCTCACTCATTGCGCGCATTTCCGCCGGCGGTCCGGGCAGCGCCACCACCACGGCATCGTCCCCCTCAGCGAGGAATCCGGGCGCGGACCCCAGCCGATTGGCCAGCACGACGGCGCCCTCCGGAAAAAGTGCTTGGCGCAGATTGGACGCGGGCATCTCCCGCCCGCGCGACTCGAAGCGCCGCCGCAGCCAAGCCACCACCGAATCGTCCTGGCGCAGCTCTCGGCCGACTACGCGCGCGAGTGCGTTCCGTGTCCGATCGTCCTCGGTAGGCCCGAGACCGCCGGTGCAGATGACAGCGTCCGACTCCGCCGCTTCGCGTTGCACCGCCTTCACTATGCCGGCGGGATCGTCTCCGACCGTCACGGACCGGGTGACCCGGGCTCCCTCGCTCGCGAGGATCCGCCCCAGCCAAGCCGCGTTCGTATTGACGGAGGTGCCGTTCAGCAGCTCGTCGCCGATAGAGACGAGGGCGACCGCGGGCGCGCCCATCAGGCCTCCGCCAGGGCGCGCCTCCAGCTGACCAGGTAGACGCCGAGAGAGAGCACCGTCAGGCCGAGCGCCACCGTCAACGACACGAAGAGCACCACCCCGTGCAGCGCGCGCCAACCCTCCCACGCGGGGCCGGTCCAGCCGGCTGCCACGGCCTTGGTGTGGAGAGCGTGCCAGAGCAGCGCGGCGCCCACGAAGAAGTTCTGCGAAAACGCCTTGTACTTGCCGGACTTCTGCGCCGCCAGGATCAGTCCTCGGCGGGCCGCCGCGGTCCGCAGCGCGGTGATCAGAATCTCCCGGAAGAAAATCACCACAACCGCCCACAGCGGCAGCGAGCGCCACACCGGCCACTGGCTGAAGGTCTCCACCGGGTTGGACACGAGATAGACGGGCACGAGGGTCGCCACCATTAGCAGCTTGTCGGCGAGGGGGTCCATCAGCTTCCCGAAGTCGCTGACCCACCCGTGCTTGCGCGCCAGATAGCCGTCCCACAGGTCCGACAGCGCGGCGATCACGAATATCACGAACGCCGCCAGTTGCGGCCCGAATCCGGCCGCCAGGGGAAGGAAGAACAGCACCGGCGCGATGAAGATGCGCGCGACCGTGATCGCGTTCGGCAGCAGGCTCCGGTTGATCTCGGGCATCGGGCGGCGCCGTTACCCGAGCGCCTGCAGCACCATCTTGCTGACGGTCTTCAGCGTATCGAACACGCCGTCGCCGTTCACCGCGACCGCTTCGTAGTCAGGCCAGTCGTACGGGTTCAACTGAGACCGCAACTCCTCCACGGACACGATGTTGGGGAGATCTCGCTTGTTGTACTGGATTATGACCGGGAGATTGTGCGGATCGTATCCATAGTCGGCCAGGTTCTCGAACAGGTTCTGCATGGACGCGATGTTGGCGTCCATGCGCTCGACCTGCGAGTCGCCCACGTAGACGATCCCGTCCACTCCCTTCAGGATCAGCCGGCGGCTGGCATTGTAGTAGACCTGCCCCGGGACCGTATACAGGTGAAAGCGCGTCTTGAACCCCCGCACCGACCCCAGGTCGACCGGCAGGAAATCGAAGAACAGCGTCCGCTCCGTCTCGGTGGCGAGCGAGATCATCTTCCCGCGCGTCTCCGGGTTCACCTTGGAGTATACGTACTCCAGGTTGGTCGTCTTACCGCCGAGCCCGGGACCGTAGTACACGATCTTGCAGTTGATCTCCCGGCTGGCATAGTTGATCATCGACATGCGGGCCGCCTCCCATCACCGTTACCCAATCGTGCCCTCCCTAATGCGGGTCGGACCCGCTAGTCGGAAAATAGCTTGTCGATTTCGTCCGCGGCTTCGTCCGCCCAGCCGGCTTCCATGAACGAACCGCGCGGGCGATCGGCCTCTCTCTCCGTCGCGGTCTCGATGATCAGCTCCAACTCCGGTACCACGCGCTTGGTCTGCATGCGCACGAGTCCGAGCGTCGTACCCTGATCGAACAGCGCGGCGAGAATGGCCTCACCGCCCACGTCCATCAAGTACATGCACTCCGGGGCGCCCTGATGATAGAGGGCGGAGAAGTCCTCATCGCCCAGCAGCTCGGCCAACTGACGGCCCGCCGCGAAGTCCGCCGCGGCGAGCGAGGCAAACGAAGCGCCGTCGATTCCGCCCGTACGGCCCTCGGCCTGCAACAACTGGCCGGACCTGCCTACCAGGAATACGCCCCGCGCGCCTGCTTCCTCCCGAAAGCGCCCCAGCACGCGCGCCACGTTGTCCTGGTCCGATGAATCGAAGGACCAGTTGTCCCCGGTGGTCATCCAGCGGCCTCGTCCGGCGTCGGCTGGACCAGCTTGCCCTCCATTCGCTGCAGGATCAGGCCGGCCCGTTTGCGCAGCAGCGGTCGCGGTTCCCAGGCCAGGAAGTCGCGCAACAGGTGGACCGATTCCACCGACGCCTGGGCTCCCGACAGATACCCGAGGGCGGCGAGACGGCGCAGCGGGTGCGGGCTGAACAGGTCGCGCTGGTGCCGCGAGATCTGGTCGCGCAGCAGCAGCGCGGCGACCGCCGCCGCGGCGCCAACACCGACCACCACCCACGCCAGGGTACGCCCCGCCCTGCCCCTGCTCTCCACGATTCCGTCCTCGCTCACGTGATTTCCCGCCTCGCCGCGAATGCCTCCGCAATGGTGACGCCGTCGGCGTATTCCAGGTGCCCCCCCACGGGCAATCCTCGCGCCAGCCTCGTGACCCGCACGTCCCTGCCGGCCACCAGCTTCTGAACGTATGTCGCGGTGGCCTCGCCCTCCACGCTTGCGTCCGTGGCGACGATCACCTCGCTTACCCGCGCGCCGTTCCCCAGTCGCCCGAGCAAGCCCCCGAAGTTCAGCTCGTCCGGACCGATGCCGTCCAACGGCGACAGGCTGCCCCCCAGCACGTGGTAGAGCCCTCGATACTGCCCGGTCTCCTCGATCGCGCCGATGTCGGAGGCCTCCTCCACGACGCAAATCACCGAGTCGTCGCGCCTCGGATTACCACACAGCCCGCATGGATCCGTCTCGCTCGGGTTGCCGCAGCGCGAGCACGGCCGCACGCGGTCCGCCACCTCGTTCAGCGCCGACGCAAGCTCACGTATGTCCTCGGTCTGACGCTTGAGCAGGTGATAGGTCAGCCGCAGCGCCGTCTTGCGCCCGACGCCCGGCAACTTCGCCAGCTCGCGGATCAGTCCCTCGATTGCGGACACGGTCGGGAGCGGAGTCGCCGCGCCTAGAGGCCCGGCAGGTTGCCGAACGGAAGCGGGAAGCCTCCGGCCATCTTCTTCATTTCGTCTTCGTAGAGGCCGTGGGCTCGCTGCTGCGCCTCGGACACCGCCGCCAGCACCAGATCCTCCAGCATCTCCACATCGTCGGCAGTCACTACCGACGCATCGATGCGAATCTCGCGTACGCGGCCCTTCCCGTCCGCGACGGCCGTTACCATGCCGCCGCCGCTCGTGGAAGTAACCGTCTGATTGCCGAGCTCCTCCTGCAGTTGCGACATCCGGGCCTGCATCTGCTGACCCATCTGGAGGAGTTGCTGCAAGTTTGTCATCGTCGGGAAACCTTCAGCTATTGATGGAGCGCCAAACTACCCGGCCGCTCCGCGCCAAAGCAAGCGCCGAACGGTGCGGGCGTTTGGCGCACGCACGGGCTAGTCGAGCAGTTCCAAATCTAGTTCTTCTACCGCCTTGGCCAGGGCGGGTTCCTCGGCAACGAGTCGTTTCATCTGCCTTTCCTTCAGGGCCTCCGGAGTCAGGCGTTCGCCCGGTGTCGTGTCCCCTCCCTGGCCCTCCGCGCCGACCTCCACGCGTACCTCCCCGCCCAGCCGCTCGGAGAAATGGCCCGTCAGCGTGCGCCGCGCCATGGGGTCGGTCTCGAGCAGGTCCAAGAGCGGGCCGGCGGGCACATCCAGGCGCACCAGGCCGGGCCCGGCCTCGAGCACCGTCGTCGCGCGCAGGAACGCGACCATCCCCGGCGGAAGCCCGCCGCCCGTGCGGGCGATGGCGGCGAGGGCGGTCCGCGCCGCGTCGACCCCACCGGCCGCCTCGACCCCGCCGGCCGCGGCTGCCGCCTCCGGCGCGGCCTCGGCCTCCGGCGGAGGAGCCGGCGGCGGGGACGTAACCGGCGCGGTGGGCGCCATCCCGGCGGAGCCGCCGGAGGGGGTCGGCGCGGGCCTCGCGCGGACCGCCGGCGGCGCCTGCCCGGCGCCCCAACCGGACCGGAGCGCCTCGAGGCCGCCCTCCCCCGCCGCGCGCAGCAGCGTCTCCAGGTCGATCGTTCGCTCGAGATGCGTAAGCCGCAGCATCAGCGATTCCAGCAGCAGCCGCGGATTGGTGCTCTTGCGGAAGCGCCCGTCGATGTCCAGCTCGGAGACCAGCGCCAGCATGCGCAGCAGGTCGCCGGGCTCGAAGCGCTCGGCGCGCGCCGCCAGATCGTGGACGGCTTCCGGACGCCGGTCCACCGATTCCGGGCCGTCCAACTTGATCGCCAGCGCGTCCCGGAGCGCTTCGGCGAAGCCGCGATGAAACTCGGACGGGTCGAAGCCCTCATCAAGGAGGCGGCGCACGAACGGAAACACGTCTCCGTGCCTGCGTTCGGCGACTATGTCCATTGCCTCGAGGTAGAGGGCATCGCTAGGCAACCCGAGCACACGCGCTACCTCGTCCGCGGTGAGCGAGCCGCCCGCCAACGCCATGACCTGGTCCAGCAGCGAGAGGGCGTCCCTCATCCCGCCCTCGGCGCGCCGGGCGAGCGGAATGAGCGCCTCCTCGGGCGCCGACGCGCCCTCGGCTTCCAGCACCTCGTTGAGTCGGTCGACGATCGCCCGCACGCTCATGCGCCGGAAGTCGAAGCGTTGACAGCGCGACAGGATGGGCGGCGCCGCTTGCTGGATCTTCTGCGGCTCCGTCGTGGCGAAAACGAACACCACGCGCGGCGGCGGCTCCTCCAGGATCTTCAGGAGCGCATTCCACGCCTCGCGCGTGAGCATGTGCGCCTCGTCGATGATGTAGACCTTGTACCGGTCAACAGCGGAAGGGGCATACATGGCGCGCTCGCGCAGGTCGCGGGCGTCGTCCACCCCGCGGTTTGAGGCGGCGTCGATTTCCACCACGTCGAGCGAGGCCCGTCCCGACCAGATTCGCTCGCACGACTCGCAGGTTCCGCACGGTTCGCCGTCGCCGCCGCGTTGCGGGCAGTTCAGCGCCATCGCGAGCACCCGAGCCGCGGTGGTCTTGCCAACCCCCCGAGGCCCGCTGAAGAGATAGGCGTGAGCGACCCGGCCACCGGTGATGGCGGCGCGCAGCGTCTCGGCCACGTGGGCCTGCATGGCAAGCTCGGAGAACCTGCGCGGACGATAGGTACGCGCCAGAGCGGTACGACTCATGCTGCCGCCTCGTGGGAAGCTCGCGACGGTGAGCCGACACCTATGGCGTGTTGGTTACACACCGGATCTCCGGCCTGTTCTGAGGAATGATGAAAATGTGCCCCAGGGGGCCGACAGCGACGGTCACCACGCTTACGGCTGCTACCTGCGGGGTCCTGACCGGGTTCACGAGCTTCCGTCCTGCGGTCCTGGGGCACCGCGGATGTTACCCAGGGTGCGCGGAGGGGTCAACGGCAGGCCAGCCGATGGAGGCCGGGCGATGACGCTCGATTGGCGGGATAATCTGATCGACAGCGACGCCGACATCGCGGCGCTGCTGGGCGATACGCGCAGGATAGCGGTCCTGGGGATCAAGCCTGAATCGCGGGGGTTCAAGCCCGCGCATTACGTGCCGCGCTATCTCCAGCGCGCCGGCTTCGAGGTGATTCCCGTGCCGGTGTACTACCCCGAGGTGACGGAGATTCTCGGACAGGCGATCTACCGGCTGGTGGCGGACGTTCCGCCGCCCATCGACATGGTCGACGTGTTTCGTCGGCCCGAGCACATCCGCCCCCACGTGGACGACCTGATAGCGGCGGCGCCCGCGTCGGTCTGGTTCCAGGCGGGCATCCGCAACGACGAAGCCGCCGAGGAATTGGCGCGCGCGGGCATCCGCGTGGTGCAGGACCGCTGCCTGATGGTGGAACACCGGCGCGCCGGTGTGGGGCCCGCACCATAGGGCCCGCGCCCCTTATCTCCTCCACGCGTCCGGTACGTGCTCCACGTCCGGACGGCCGCTCCCGTCCCAGATGATGGCCACCGCGTCGAAGCGGTAGGCGTCGCCCGGCCTACCGAAACGCCGAATCCAGCCGGCGGCCACGCGCGCGATCTCGCGCTGCTTCGTGGGCGTGATGGCCTCCAGCGGGTGACCGTACTCCGGTCCCGCGCGGGTCTTCACCTCCACAAAGGCCACCGTGCGCCCGGTGCGCGCGACCAGGTCCACCTCGTTGCGACCATCCCGGAGGTTGTGCGCCAGAATTTCGTAGCCACGCGCGGCCAAGTACCGGGCGGCGAGCCTCTCTCCCGCCGCTCCGAGGCGGTGCGCTCGAGACATGAGGGCAAGGTCGGCGCGCCGGCGGGGCGCCGGAATGGCTGGGCCGGCCTACTCCGCGGATGTGAACGGGGCCGCTTCTTCGACGACCTCGGCGCCGGCCTTGCCGCGCGTCAGGCCGTCGACCGTGGCGGCCGACGCCACGTGCGCGACGACGTTTGTGCCGGAGCGGAACATGTCCGGCACCCGGTCCACGCCTAGCATTATGCCGAGCGCCTCGAGCGGGACGCCGGCCGCGCTCAGCGCGGGCGCCATGGTGACGATGGCCGCGCTGGGCACGGGGGCTACGGTCATGGCCGCGAGGAACGTGGCGAAGACGACCGCGGCTACCACGCCGGCGCCCAACGTCACTCCGTACACGGAGGCCAGGAATACCACCGACGCGCCCTGGAAAAGCGCGCTTCCGGGTCGATTGATGGACGCCGCCAGCGGCAGGATGAGCGTGGACTGCTCCTGCGGGAGCCCGAGCGCCTCGGCCTCCTCGAACATCATCGGCAGCGAGGCCACCGAACTCGTGGTGCCGAATCCCATCGCGAACGAACCCAGCGTACCCCGAGCGAAGCGACCGGCCCGCATCCCGCCCAGGTAGCGCACTACGGGAAGCAGAATCAGCCCAACGAACACGGTCAGCCCGACGATGACCGCGAGTATGAAAACAGCCAGGTTCTGAAGCATCCCGATCCCGGTCCGCGCGGCGACCGGCGCCGCCAGGCCGAAGACCCCGACGGGGGCCGTCCACAGCACCCAGTGCACGAGCTTGATGAGCGCGTCGCTGAGCGTTTCGCCCAGCGACAGGAGTGCCTCACGCTTGTGGGCGGGAAGGGTGGCGGAAGCCGCCGCGAAGAGAACGGTGAACACGATTATGGGGAGCAGGTCGCCCGAGGCCGCGGCCTCGAAAGGATTGCGCGGAATCAGGTTGACCAGAAAGTCGACGACGCCGGGCGTCTCGGTCGCGATGGCCGCCCCGGGCGTGGGTGGCGCCACGGACGCGGTGAACGAAAGCGCCAACCGCATCACACCCATGCCGATCAGGATCGCCGGCAGCGTGGTCAACCAGAAGAAGCCCACCGTCAGCCCGCCGAGCCTACCCAGCGAGCGCGAGTCGCCGATCCTGGCGACGCCCACGAATACCGTCACCGCGACGAGCGGGATCACGACCATCTGGATGGCGCGCATGAACGCATCGCCAAGCGGCTCGGTCGCCTCGGCGGCGGCGAGCAGCGTGGGCGATCCCGTCGCGGACGCGAGGATGCCCAGCGCCAGGCCGAGGACCAGGCCCAGCAGTATGGCCAGCTGACCCATGGCGGCCTATCCCTCCGCTACGAGCTCCCGCGCGGGCATCGGTGCCGCGAGCCGGCGACCGATCGCGGCGGCTATGTGATGGATCTGGCCCATCAACTCCTCGAACTGCTCGGGGTGGAGCGACTGGGCGCCGTCGGACAGCGCGCGATCGGGGTTGGGGTGGACCTCCACCATGAGCCCGTCCGCTCCCGCCGCCACGGCCGCGCGCGCCATGGGCGTGACCTTGGCGCGCAGGCCCGTGCCGTGGCTCGGGTCGGCAATGATCGGCAGGTGGCTCAAGGCCTTGACTACCGGAATCGCGGTCAGGTCCAGCAGGTTTCGGGTGTGCGAGTCGAAGCCGCGCACGCCGCGCTCGCACAGGATCACGTCGGGATTGCCCTCCGCGAGAAGATACTCGGCGGACAGCAGCAATTCCTTGATGGTCGCCGCCGGGCCGCGCTTGAGCAGAACCGGCTTGCCGGCCCTGCCCGCGCGCCTCAGAAGCGGGTAGTTCTGCATGTTGCGCGCGCCGATCTGGACGATGTCGGCGTGCTCCGCGACGACGTCGACCATGTCCGGCTCGAGCGCCTCGGTGACGACCGCCAGGCCGGTTTCCTGGCGCGCCCGCGCGAGGTAGCGTAGCCCCTCCACCCCGAGTCCCTGGAAGGAGTACGGCGACGTGCGCGGCTTGAACGCTCCGCCCCGCAGCACGCGCACGCCCACGTCGCGCAGCCGGTGCGCGATCGACACGATCTGCCCCTCCGACTCGACCGAGCACGGCCCGGCCATCACCACCACCTCGGTGTCGCCGACGCGAGTGCCGTTCGCCAGCTCCACTATCGTCGGCTCCTCGCGCCACTCGCGCGAAACCTGTTTGTAGGGTTGGGTGACGTGGAAGACCTGGCGCACGCCTGGCAGCGACTCGAGTCGGCCGCCGTCCACCTTGCCGTCGTTGCCGATCAGCCCGATGGAGGTACGCTGGCGCCCCGGAATGGGCCGGGCCTCGTACCCCATCTCCTCGATGGTCTCGACGACCCGGTTGACGTCCGCCTCGGAGGCGGTGTGGTTCATTACGACTAGCATGGCGCAGAATCTAGGCCCGGGGGGCGAACCGGTCTACAGCGCGGGACGAACCCCACGGCGGGGGCGACCGGTTCCGGGAAGCGTTGCGGGGGGCTAGACCGCCGCCTCCTGCACGGTCAGCGCTTCCTGGAGCTGCACCCCCACGATCTTGCTGACGCCGGGTTCCTCCATGGTCACCCCGTAGATGTAGTCCGCCGCCTCCATGGTGCGGGGATTGTGGGTGACCACGATGAACTGCGTTTCCTGCTTGAAGCGCTCCAGCATGGCCACGAAGCGTCCGATATTGGCCTCGTCCAGGGGCGCGTCCACCTCGTCCAGAACGCAGAACGGAGCGGGCTTCACGAGGTATATCGCGAACAGCAACGCCAGCGAGGTCAGGGCTCGCTCGCCGCCGCTCAGCAGGTCGATGCGCTGCGTACGCTTGCCGCGCGGGGACGCCGAAATCTCGATGGGGGACTCCAGCGGGTCGGTTTCGTCGGCCAGCCAGAGATCGCATTCGCCGCCCTCGAAGAGCGTGACGAAGGTGCGCTTGAAGTTCTCCCGTATCTCGCCGAAGGTCTCGTG from Gemmatimonadota bacterium includes:
- a CDS encoding competence/damage-inducible protein A; translation: MGAPAVALVSIGDELLNGTSVNTNAAWLGRILASEGARVTRSVTVGDDPAGIVKAVQREAAESDAVICTGGLGPTEDDRTRNALARVVGRELRQDDSVVAWLRRRFESRGREMPASNLRQALFPEGAVVLANRLGSAPGFLAEGDDAVVVALPGPPAEMRAMSEEALLPLLRDRWAGRLAPVAHRVLRTTGVAESELADRLEEFGVQQGVALAYLPSTRGVDLHLRATDEPALEETAARVSAAVGENVYAEGGSDLVEVVAMALRERGWRLATAESCTGGLLAQRITAFAGSSDYFLGGLIAYSNEAKTALADVPAGVLEAHGAVSAEVAEALASGARARFGAEAGVGITGVAGPGGGTRDKPVGTVYVAARTPEADGVRVLRLVGDRAAIRERAAQAALDLLRRML
- a CDS encoding alpha/beta fold hydrolase codes for the protein MIRLERGRGHFAAVDGTVLRYLSWTTPGARAALLVVHGLGEHAGRYDAFAVRAARRAYSTFALDLRGHGRSEGAPTHVGRFADYSADVMALRATLLGTLPDGLPLLLLGHSMGGLIGLRVLQEYPDAFPAAAITSPWLAEAASPPPWRDRLGRFLLRVTPRVAIPNGIRAVDLSHDPVVVRDYDIDPMVRRTITPGLYAAARRAQRAAIASPGRISAHLLLLLAGEDRVIDTATARAFGEAVGERGEVETFPGLFHEVLNEADSNPVYRRLFEWVEDRLPPPEAA
- the dnaJ gene encoding molecular chaperone DnaJ; amino-acid sequence: MASAGTKDYYQTLGVGEKADDAEIKKAYRKLAKKYHPDANPNDAAAAERFKEVGEAYGVLADQEKRAQYDRMRRFGPLGGFAGGGARRPSHAGPGGEDIRFSMDDLGDLGGIGDLFGSIFDFGKRQRARPTGARERGRNVEYTVEVSFRLAAQGGKIAITVPITEQCGTCEGSGNAAGSKPRKCPECKGSGTVSFGKGGFAVNRPCPRCLGRGQIPTDPCTVCSGSGEVREQRKVAIKVAAGVDTGSKVRIPGQGERGQGGGRPGDLIVTFEVRPDPFFARDGLDVHCEIPINVAQAALGSKVRVKTVDGKRVTLRVPPGTQSGTKFRIAGQGIEKQDHRGDQYVRVRVTVPEELDEEGRKLMEQFAAANDLRY
- a CDS encoding YbaB/EbfC family nucleoid-associated protein, yielding MTNLQQLLQMGQQMQARMSQLQEELGNQTVTSTSGGGMVTAVADGKGRVREIRIDASVVTADDVEMLEDLVLAAVSEAQQRAHGLYEDEMKKMAGGFPLPFGNLPGL
- a CDS encoding nucleotide exchange factor GrpE, with the protein product MKRDIPIDGAEMEAAAGSAEPSQDDGSADSESLDPDSTDVERGLGALHEEIETLNDQHLRLAAEFQNYRKRVNREREEMRARSQAELVGVLLDALDDLERVTTVDPEAASVDSLIEGVDMVERKLQRALEAAGAETIDAVGKRFDPETMEAIGTMPTDDPGQDDIVAMTFQRGYRMHGILVRAARVQVLKHPG
- a CDS encoding roadblock/LC7 domain-containing protein translates to MTTGDNWSFDSSDQDNVARVLGRFREEAGARGVFLVGRSGQLLQAEGRTGGIDGASFASLAAADFAAGRQLAELLGDEDFSALYHQGAPECMYLMDVGGEAILAALFDQGTTLGLVRMQTKRVVPELELIIETATEREADRPRGSFMEAGWADEAADEIDKLFSD
- a CDS encoding ADP-ribosylation factor-like protein; the encoded protein is MSMINYASREINCKIVYYGPGLGGKTTNLEYVYSKVNPETRGKMISLATETERTLFFDFLPVDLGSVRGFKTRFHLYTVPGQVYYNASRRLILKGVDGIVYVGDSQVERMDANIASMQNLFENLADYGYDPHNLPVIIQYNKRDLPNIVSVEELRSQLNPYDWPDYEAVAVNGDGVFDTLKTVSKMVLQALG
- the recR gene encoding recombination mediator RecR — translated: MSAIEGLIRELAKLPGVGRKTALRLTYHLLKRQTEDIRELASALNEVADRVRPCSRCGNPSETDPCGLCGNPRRDDSVICVVEEASDIGAIEETGQYRGLYHVLGGSLSPLDGIGPDELNFGGLLGRLGNGARVSEVIVATDASVEGEATATYVQKLVAGRDVRVTRLARGLPVGGHLEYADGVTIAEAFAARREIT
- the pgsA gene encoding CDP-diacylglycerol--glycerol-3-phosphate 3-phosphatidyltransferase, translated to MPEINRSLLPNAITVARIFIAPVLFFLPLAAGFGPQLAAFVIFVIAALSDLWDGYLARKHGWVSDFGKLMDPLADKLLMVATLVPVYLVSNPVETFSQWPVWRSLPLWAVVVIFFREILITALRTAAARRGLILAAQKSGKYKAFSQNFFVGAALLWHALHTKAVAAGWTGPAWEGWRALHGVVLFVSLTVALGLTVLSLGVYLVSWRRALAEA